The DNA window TGGATTTAACAGGAAGGTATGTATTTAAAATGCACccgtttgttgtttttccaccactttttattgttctttcttgtagcTTTGTGTACAATATGATTGAATCCACAGATTTTTCACATTGAGAGTCATTGTCTAAATAGGAAGAAATGAGTTATCTGTGACTTGCTCCCCATTTCTGCTTGAGGCTACATTATCTGCTACTAGCATAACACAGCAGAATCCTTTATGATCAGCAAAGTTTTTGGTAACCATGTTTGACAACgatgttgttttgctttttactaaatgtcaaacttttgATGTGCATTCGTTCAAAGAGAGCTATGGTAAATTGGTGGAGAACTCTTCCTGATTGTGATGACGGAGCtctactttgtgtgtttgtgactcaCATTTCAGAGGAAGCAAGGCACGGTTTTTGCTCTTTATGACAGGACCGAGCGAAGCAGTATCGGAATGATGtaagtatttctttttgtattaaacatatatatgtatttaaaatgtgtgcgaGCCCTTTGGAAGTAGCTGGTTTGCTCCATTAACTGGTCATAACTTATGATCTGGTTTAAGTCAcaagcaaagacaaacacagctaGCTTAAACTCACAACACACATACAATGCTTAACTTTATCTGTACATAATGCACTCATTAAACATGCATTTTTGCACCTTTTTTGGCAATAACCCCAACAAGCAGTTCTTCCTCAGAGTTGTCTCGTCTCAGCCATAATCTTCGTAGGTCTGGTGTTCTCTCTGTAGGACATTTCACAGCATCTCTACTTAGTTGTGGCCTGGCCTATGAATGGGCCACTACAAATGGCCGATTTTATTGACTGAACCTAATTCTCATAAAGTCAATCATGCACCAATCATGAACTAATGATGCTGATGAAAGCCCACAGAGTTCACATGAAGTTTTAGTTTAGACCAGAGTAGACGATGTACAACATTGAATTTTAAAAGGCCTTGTCTCACACAGATTGAAGAgccatgaatttattttaaggCCGTCTGCCccagctctttctctctgtgatccttttcttttaatcatcttGCCAAGCTGACTGCAAGTCTTTGCTGTACATGTCCATTGACTCAGTTTATCATACATATTATGGACTGACTTCGGTTCTCCCAGAAATGTCTATTTTAATGTGATTCTGCTGTACTTTCATATTTAGGACCATTTTCCTGTGTCAATGTTATTAACGTACTTTCAAATTTACACTATgtgtttaaccctttgactggcattgtaaccacacggtTCATcttagtagacaataaaatgcttattttttcattttgtacacaTTTTCTAACCACTGCTAGTCATtcaatttacagtttacaaGATACATAAATTTGCCCATGTATGagcacattatatatacaaacatcTAAGCTTCTATACTTTTTAAGCAGTAgcacttttgaacagatgacctTAGCtagaaaatatacatcatacagcttcagtatttatattgtatcaatCTGTACAATCACGTGAACATTTCAATGATGTTGTCAAAATACACAGTTTGTAGTGCacactattaatatagattaaaaatgaatgatatttaatcgtatTTCTAAGTGTGGATGTCAAAggttaaatgattaaatatagACAAGAAAAGAATGATTTCTGTGTCACTAGTCAAGGAAGGTTGTGCACTTATAATGTTGCTTTTCTCTGTTCAAATAGACaagcatatgaaaaaaaaaacgattagTCGACGATTAGGTGGGTGGAAGGCTTCACACGACAGCGAAGCAATTCTTTTAGAGGATTAAGATGCCACCTCTGGCTTTGTAAATGTTACAAACTCTAGAAGTTGTTAAGCAGAGggttatttaacatatttatcaCAGAAATCCTTTAGCTTACACAGTGCTGTAACAGTTAAATCAAGCTGTGCTCATCCCCCTGAAGACCGAAGATGTTGTCTGCTGAAAGTTTCATTTAACCGGCGCCATCAGATGAACAAGGTGATTGTTTCTTAGCTGGCGACACGGGGATCATTAGTAAACTCGTTTGTTTGCGGTGTCGTTAATAGAACCGTCTCGGAGGATCTCCAGGGGGCTCTTGTGACCTTTGCTCGGAATCTGTCAGTCATTCATCAGGAAATATCATCCTCTAAAATGCAAGGAGAAACTAATTTCAAGGTACCGTGTTGATTACTTAACGATCCTCCTCATCTAACTTGCATATTCAGTGAATGTGTTGTCAGCTGGGACGTTTTTTGCTCAAGAAAGTTTAACAGTTTAGAGATCGTGCTCATGtggaataataatgaatatcaGTTTGACTTGACTTGCTTTGTTTGCAGGATCTGATGATGAACGTAGAAGATGTACTGCAGGTGACTTTTCAGAACAAGGTGCAAGCGGAGGATAAAGCATCTGTTTAGACGGCTGTTTTGCCTGTGAACTTGCCCTACTCTCGCCCTGTCAAGTGGTCATGTCAAATCCCCCGGGGAGTCCTGGGGATGGATGCCAAATAAATTTCTGAAAATCACCGACTCTGTCATGAATCTGTATAATTAGCAGCTTTCTGAtatgaatgtattttaatattggAAAGCAGAAATTGTACCCTAGTGCCAATAAGTCTTCATGCATTTACATTATGCAGCATGAAGCAATTTTAGCTTTAATTTGATCATgtttaaccacaaaaaaatactaaaaagaatataaatagATCCACCGATTAACAGCTAGTGTATTGTTCACTGTTACCAGACATATAGAGATCcattatgtttgtattttgtggCCCGTGTGCAGATTCTAATACACTTCTGCTGTGCACATGGGACTACATCAATTACTATGGTTGGCTGATTAGGAAGTGATTGGTACTGAGCGCACTTACTCCTCAAATCCTCAAATGACACTTATTGTAAGTTAACAATTACAATAATCTGACTgttatgcattaaaaataaaaaataaaaaacagtatttGTTTGCTGGAAACTCACACCATATTATAATTTGCCAGTCTGTTTGTTAATGTTGTTCATCATAAATATGGATTGTTTTTGGTCCCCATGCTTTATAAGCCAAAGTGCAAATTGTATTAGTTGTATTAAGATGGCAAATAAATATCCTGTAATTTATATTCACAAACAGGTTTGATGAAGGGAAAAAGATTAGTTGGTTTGGAATGTATTGTTTATTgtaatatgtattatatatcttatgcttaaatgttttgtcttaaaattttaaataaaaatggatgggtcaaaccgCACGAACATAATTTCTCTTCGGGGATCAATACAATAtcaattttacttatttatttacttttttttttaagctcctTGCCTAACCCTTGGTGCAGTATTTGCAGTCTGATAACGCTGTGATGGCTGTCCAGTCGGGGTCAGGACCCAGAATGTAATGGACTAGGCAGTGTGAAACTCTATTATAtgagtttataaaaaaaactctatagggcaaaaaaacaaaagtgtcttTCTCAGAGGTACTAATAAGGATAAAAGACACGGGAGATGAGTCTTCGTTAgcttatgtttgtttgtttgtttgtcaatTAATTGTCTCCCACTGTGAGACATGCTGAAAATGAGGTAACTCTTTAAACAGACACCTAATAAAATCTACACCTTGTTAAAATGAAATCGTTATCTGAACATCTTGCTGTAACATCTACACACAACACCTTATCAGAGAACATCCTTTCCAACATCAAAATGATCAGACAGCATCAGTGTTGTTTCAGCTGTTAGCTGTGGGTCCAGTTGTAACCAGTACAAGCCAGTGAAGTACAACCTTGTTCAACATGATcgtatttaaatattaaaatattaaatatatatatttttcaataaaacattgGAACCTGACATGATTGTTAGGTTAGGTTAACTTTTTgaccatttcctgtttttttgtagATTTCTGTGTTAACCACATGACAGACTGGTGGCCAGTCCACTGTGTACCCCTGTAGCTTAATGACAGCTTGGATTGGCTCCAGCCCCCTGCCAGcctctagagcaggggtgcCCAAAATGTCCATAGATCGTGTTAACTTAAGGCCCAAAAATCTCAAAAAGTGTGGACACCCCTGCTGTAGAGGATAAATGGTTATAGATCATCACCATCAGGTGTGTTTTCACAGACCTTTGCTCCCTTGTCTAAGACAGAGCAGCACTACCAGTGACATAAGCTGACCCTAGGGaggactgaaatgaaagaactgccaCATTTTCCAAGTGGTGACCAGTACACAGtacttttagtattttatatagtgtttctGAATCAGATTTACGAAAATCAGCACAGTGGTGGGAGCATCATGTTGATGGGAAGGTTTAAGGCAGCAAAGACTTGATGGccaaaagtatttatttatttattttataaatactgTAGATATTGTAGATCTCAGGATAGAATGGAgtgactgatgatgtcacattctaTTAGTCCCTcattgatgatgtcacagtccattagtccctcactgatgatgtcacagtcctatGGTACCTGAGCATTCCAGAGGGGTATAAATAGCTCACGGAATCATTTGACATTCAGTTCGTATTCATTACACTGTGATTACTAGCCCTTATTTACTACAAGATATCTTCAAAACTCAACCACAACTTTGAGTGATGGCAACCATCACCATGGACCAAACCAACAGtccagaagaagaggagactcCTCTGACTAGAGTGGACGTGATTCGCCACATGGTGGATTACTACTTCGGGATTATTGATCCCAAGCAGTGGGCCTttctgctgaaaggaaaccccGACGACAAGACCAGGTACTTCACTTATTCTTAGAAtacttgtaaatattgtgtgtgttgtgttttcctgttatatagtgtgtttggtgttgagtgcctgtacattgctgctgcaactgtgaaatttcccattttgggatgaataaagtatctatgtatctatctagGTACATCCTGGCAGAGCTACTCATGGACATGATGGATCTGATGCTCATCACCCAACCAAGGCTctcagaggaggagatgagaggactTAAACCTTGGGAGCGGCTGGCATCCAGTTTGGGGGAGGCTCTACCCCAAACTCTTCCTCAACTTTTGATTGTCCCTGATAAGGTCTTTCGCAAGATCTTGGACTCTTTGAGGATCATCATATATAGAGTAGCGGCAGTAGGGTGTGTCAAGTGCATGCTCTTAGCCGACAACCACCCGAAGCCATATGCACAGTACAGAACTGCATTCCTCCGAATGGTGAAGGAAATGGTCAACTGTACCATTAAAATGCTGTGCAATGACAACAAGAGACTGATGTGCCAACATCAGCGTCTCCACCTGAAACTCAGCCTAGTCACTTCCAAACCGAGACTCCCTGAAAACAAGGAACATGTGGAGTCAAGAACATCTGGAGTCAACAACAAGTAggtcaaaatgtttcagaatgtTTCTATAATTATCAGGCATTGTATCTAGACATATTTAAAGAAGGAGAAGGTGTGGGAGTTTAGAACTATACttcatatactttatatatcttatgcttgtgttttgtcttattttatattgtgtatttatatattgtcTTCACattcaaacttcttcttcttcaaagtgacGTCCCAGAGTGTTTGGAAGTGACTCCTGAGCCAGACCTGAGCCAGGCGCCCAACGTCACAGACGTCATAGACGTCACCCATGTGGACGTCTCAGTGTCTCCAGACACTAATTCAGTGTCAGCCTTCGCCTTGGAGGATGAGCAAGACCCAAGAGCAAAGGAGAAAACCTTCGTGAGCAGTGTCACAGAGAAGATCATTTCTCGGGCCCTTAGAAAGTCCAGGACGATCTCCTCCACCTCAGACTCCCTACAAGCCATCCACCAGCGGCTCTACACCAAGATCTGGGAGGAAGTCCAGAGCCAGGGTCTTAACATCAACCCGGACAAACTGAGGGACGTGGACAAGGGCATTTTCAACGACACCTGCAAACAGTTACGCTGCTCCAAATCATCTGTGTGGATTCACATTGCCTCAGTGGATCCACCCATAGAAGACATCATCGTGACTTCTTTCAAAAAGCATGTGAAGAGATCAGAGGAACCAGGAGCCATCAGGAGGTTCTTCACAGCGATTGGCAGAGCCTTCTGCAGACCTACAGCCAGCCCCACAGTACTGGTGTCTTAGCTCAACATCTACATCATCATcggtaaatattttttgtacacatttacttatttccatatttttatttctgcacgTATCTATCTATCATTTCTATAGTTTTGCCttgttctatttttgtattttgcacatttgcaaCACCCTAATTTCCCTATGTTGATAattaaatcttatcttatctcatcttcctAGACGAATCCACCACAGAGCTCAAGCAGGAGGTTACCTACTTCACCCCCTCTTCCCCTCCACTGTTGCTGCTAGTCAGAGAGCAGTTGAGGGGTTGGTTATCTCCATCTGgggacacctcctcctccactagtTGCTGCttgtcagagagcagtggaggagaggTCACCTAACTGTGGGGACACCTCCTGTTCCTGCCCGTTTGTGGGTTTGGATTTGAGCTCGTATCGTCGTCTTGATGGACACCAGTACCACCTGACATCTAGAGGGCCAGGGATCGATTCCCTGcttcatctgtgctgctgctgctgctgctgctgtggacatCTCTTCATTTGCTACCTAttagcaaaattaaaaaaaaaaaaaaaaaaaaaatctttgcatttgTCTTCATGTCAACAAATTAAAGTCCATATTTTGgattcaacaaaataaaatataatgaataatataataaatatttacaacaaTATATACAGAACATCTTCTGTAGGTCATATACCTGTACTTACCTggaattactttaaaaaaagtttcatttaattttaaaaatacatatatatttaaaaatgtaaatggatGGGTCAAGCTGCAGGAACATAATTTTCACTCAGCGGTCAATGCAATATCATTTataattcatattcattttattttgaggcTCCATGCTGTTAGCTGCTTATGCATTGGTGCAACATTTCCAATGCATAATGTTTTTCCAAGGAAAACTTTGAATGAACAATGGTCTGCAACaataactttaattaaaaatgtaaacgtGAAAAATAATCATGTATTATGATTACTTTTTATTTGCAATGGAGGtgaggattattattattatatatttttatttatttaatcgtttttttggtttgtttgctgctGTTCAGTTCAGCGCCACGCTGACTCACAGCAGACTACAGAGACTTGGACATAATTCAGGCAACAATGCCTTTAAGGAGATTTagttttgtgttctgttttcatGGATCAAGCACTTATTACTACTGTGGTCAGTGGTAATAAACTCTGTGAAGGAATTAATTTAGAATTTTAGCGTGAGTTTGTAACCTTGCTCTTTGTCAAATTTCTACAccgtattttattttaggtagactactgtaaataataataaaacattttgtttttattaaaattaaaaagaaaatgaaacaatttaTCAGTCAGCACACACGGATAGTGtctgaaaatgtacaaataaaaacacaattaagatcgtttgtattcttttttttcttagtttacttcagttcctctgaagacaGGGAACCGGGAACGATTTCGCAGAGCTACGTTTCCAAACGGACGACTTTACCCGCCGGACCAGGTCAGAGCAAGAAGCATTACAGCCTAACATAGGATCTCTCAGAAAGGTGAAAGCTACTCTCTTTATAGATTTCGTCTGGTAAAGATAAAGTATGTGTGGACTAAACATGCATATCTTTAGTTTTGTGTAGCGGCTTAACGGTATCGAGGTATTTAAGGGTTTTACCCTCTCAAACGGGAGCTAATCGAGGTTTGCTAACCTCAGCCGACCTGCTCTAGTTTTCCTAAACTTTATGTGTTTCtgaactaaaatgtaaaaaatgacaGAAGTTTGGTGCATTATATCGTAAGCAGAACTCTGTCCTAGAAATATGCGCGCAATACTGATGCTAAAAACGGACCGTAGCGAAGGTCAGTAATTCTGCTATTTCCACAAGTCATGAAGGAGATTTTGAGGAAGGTGCATAGCATCTTCCTAAAGGTCGTCTTGTTCCCGAGGTCGTTTGGCAGGACAGGTCCACGGCCTCCTGCCTCTGAGGTGTTAACCTGCCACCTGCTGCAGCGCAGACTCCCTCCGTGGACTTCATACTGTGTCCCTTACAGCTCCGTCCACAATGACCAGTTTGGACtgtccaactttaactggagaGTTCAGGGATCCAACTACCAGatactgagaacaggctgcttccCCTTTATAAAGTACCACTGCACCAAAGCACCTGCACAGAACCTGGACTTTGAAGACAAGTTTTTCACCATGCTGAAAGTTATCAATCTGggtcagtattattattatcgctCCACCGCATTTACACACCGCGTAGTTATCTCgtattttatctttaaaccCTGCAAACACACGATcgctctctttttatttcaggtATCCCTTGCTTGGCCTATGGTATTGGGTGCTGGATGGTGATAGGAGCTACAGAAACGATACAGACAAGTGCTGGACCTGTCACCATCTATTTTGcctacaaagaagaagaaggtgcacagtactgaaataaaaaaagagctaCTTTAAACGTGTTTCTGAGAGATCATTGTTCACCACGCTGCTGCGTCTGCAGCTCATCCCTTGGTTAAGTCTTGCAGGACCTGTTGAAAGACGCCCTCCCATGTCACCGGTGCTCTTTTCTGAAGAGGTTGATTCGTGGTAAATTATTAAAGATTTACAGTTGCACTGGAGGACTCAGCTATGCATGTTATTACACTGACATACAATACTTAGCGTTTATTCGGAAACCTGACGTTCCATTAATGTTTAATGGAAAGTTTAGGATTTCTCCAAGAATGGACTGATTGCTTCGCTGACTTTAAATGGGTTTGTACACTTGTGCGTTGTTAAAGGATATGTTCGCAACAAATATTAAAGTATACGAAATGGCGGAAAGGAGAGGATATTTGTGCTTGAACTTCAGCCAGCTTTCTCGAGATCTTGAGACACGATTTAAATAGAAATAGGACAGATACAATTTCTTTGTATGctcaatatcaataaaataaagcggtttgatttattttagactGCCATGTCTTTTGCGTCATCGCGTACGACAAATACAGTAATCTAAAAAGGCCCCGCTCgtttatttaaagttaaattagtGGCCAGCCTCCACACAACAGATAGTCAATAGTGTTAGAGAAAACCCAGTGACAAGACAGGTCTGATAAAATAGGTTTTAATTACCAAAGTGTGGCCTTTGTGGAGAGACATCTGCATCCCTTCCTTCAGGCCCACTGTGGCCTTTGATTTCTGGTAATGTGCTTTGCTGACAGGGCACGCGCACCTCCGCTGCagagctctcctccctctgagaGTCAGGTTGACAAACTGCCATATTGATTTCACCCCTCAGCATCTCCCACTAATAGCATTTATCAGCGACCTCAATTTCCAGGCCTTGGCCCCCTTCATTTTTAGCAACAATGAAATTGAGCGAATAATTTCTTGTCGTACATGGAAATCAATTCACCTCCCGACCTTCTCTGCACTTGAAGGCTTCTGTTTCGAATGAGCGGCGTCGTCCCGGTCGCCCCGTTTTTGTAAAACTTCCTCATCTTATGCAGGAATATTTAACGCAAAGAATTTACAGCGCTTCACGCGGCACCCCAACTACACTTCAGTGGGTCCATGTTAAATGTTGCGACCGTGAGCAATGTAACTTTTGTTGTGCGCGAAATGTTTAAACCTCATGAAGAATTCATGCGCCAAATCCTCTTAAACTGCGCGATGACACCGCTCTGTCTCTTTAATCATACTAATTGCCTTGAACAAGGAACATTTAGACACACTTATGGAAATCTGAACCTTGGTATCAGGCTACACTTTAATCGTCCTCCTTTCATTTCCAGCCTTTCATCAGGACCGAAAGTGTGCATGGGGAATGCTCAGGCAACCATGTCTTAATTACTCATTGACCCTTTGACCCGCGAGCCGCATTGATACCGTCGTAAGGCCAGACGCAATTGCATGGGGTTGCGACTGACTGCAGCTTTGTGTGCGGCTGTTACAGGATGATGCGAGTCAGTGAAATCTAAACTGTGGAGCGTCCGGGTACATTGTATTCGTTTTCAGGGCTTCACCTTTGAGTCACTCTGAACTGCAGGGGAGGGCACCCCTTGAGCTTGGGCGGAGGCTCAGCGTTACATATCGAGCTTTAGTCACCACCGCCGCTGCACGTCTAAAGTATCCGGACTGCAAATGGACTAATGTGAATTAACAAAACGCGTCTGCGTTTGTCGCAAGATTGATGCTTTTTAATAGCCGCGGTAGCCCGGTCCTGTATTGAAGTGTCTTAAGTTACCCAGCACACATCTAATGTGGTAATGAAGAAAGAATTAATGCCTGTTTGGCGAGTTTAATTGCATGCCGGAGCTGGTAATACGTTTTGTCAAGGTGAAATCTTTAAATACTTGTACTGCTTAGAATTTAGGTAACTACAGCAAAACAAGTGCTGAAATTGAGTGTGGTGTTGCTGTAAATTGTTAATGTTCAACAGTGAAATTGCTAATCAACTTGCAGAGACTTGTAATTATCTTCTAATTAGCTAATAAGTTCTCAGTTTGTTCCGTgtaagacaaaacaaacaaacaaacaaacaaaaaaggaataAACCACGTTCAGCCCCTCGAAAATAGTCGTTGCGGCCGCTCCGTAAATCAATTATTTAGCAGGAAAGTCACACCAGTTTTTCCTCTGTCATGTAGATATATGGCTTGGCAGAAACAATTATTGTGTGAACAAACCCCTGCAGCTAATGCTGGCGAGGTTATCATGATGAAGCCTCCGGATCGGCCACCAGCTCCGTCTCCGCGCTTGCTCCGCGAGCAGCGGGGGTACCTGAGCCATCACTCAGATCAGTTTAAGGATCACGTTGGAATTACATCTCGATGCAGACGTGTCAGCCGGCGTTGTCACAATATTTACTGTCAGgtggcgctttttttttttaattgtaatgtGACAACTGAAACATGAAACCCATTACTTTTAAAGCTTCTCCAGCTGTAGACTTGTGCACAATTCAACCAGTGATGAAAGAGTAGTaatacagaaatgtaaaaatttctaaaaatatgttttttaccTGTTTTCTAGTGACAACTGATACTACCTTTTACTTCTGACGACTGGATAGCCATTAAAAATCTATTATGGTGCATTTCTTCACCCAAGGGATGATGAGGGGCACCataattctctttttttatgtcctctcttcttcttcttcttcttcttcttctgtatctgtatctgtgtgtgtgtgtgtgtgtgtgtgtgtgtgtgtgtgtgtgtgtgtgtgcgtgtgcgtgtgtgtgtgtgtgtgtgtgtagggggaaGGGGGAAGGGTGAGTATTGAAAGAGTATCCCTGCTGTGCCCGTGTTGCCAAAGCTACTGTCAGTGGGTGGCTGAAACATCTTGTCACTCATCTATTGTGGCTTTTCTGGCTCAAGATCACTTCCAGCTGACATTAAGATGAGCCGCGACTCATAAATGGGAAAAGACAATTTCATCAAGATCACTTGTACTTTAACACACGATAAAGAGCTAATTGTGTATTCATAAAGTGGATCCACGTCTCTAGTTACAGTGCAATATATCATTGTCTTTGCATATACTGTGTTTAGTCGATGCCCTACAGCTTGTGCACTTATCTTTATGCACAACATCCTTTCTTCTCCAAgttgattattattttgtttctgttttttttttttttttttttttgtcgtcgaCGATGTGGTATGATGTTCATTCATACTTAATGCTTACTCTGTTGACATTAAGAGAGAAATggattttaatagtttttttacACGACTTATCGGGAGAGTGAAATGAACTAtccatttttattatatattatgcaGTATTTAAAGTTTCAGCTCATTAAAAAACAGACGCCCTCCGCACCCCCCAGGCTGTCTTTTACCCCCCACCAGCATGCAGTCAGGCTCCTCTAGCCACGGGCTCTGCTTGATCTGTTTTTCCTAAGACGAAATTGAAAtactctgaaatatttatttatttgtttatgcgCTTTATCTCGCCAGCGAATAACGTAATGTCTTTGCAGCTTAAACAAGTGTCATCAGTGGATCAGAGGAAGGGGAATAATGAACGGCCTTGTTTGATTGATATAATTTGCTTCGTGGCATATATGTTTTCGTCGTTCAGTTCGACGCAAACTATCATATATATAGAGAAATGCCGCATATACCTTAATTTTGCGCCCGAGCCGGCCCCCTTGAGTTATTCGATCGGTCCTGCTTCCAACTTGCACAATAAGCAGCAGCCTACACGGCAGCTCAATGCTGGATTGGGGATTTACATTAAATACACTCATACTGATGCtgcatacaaacacagaaatggaATAAATCAATTTTGTTcccagaaatgtttcacataCTTTTTGATGCAGGGTGATCTCCAATCTTTCTGCAAATGAGCTGCGGTGCCTTGTAATGGTTTCTGCTCCTCGTGGGAGGCCCGTGTCTCAGAAAAGCTGCTGATTGAGGGAGAAATGTAATACAGGTGTAAAGCAGACTTGATAGGGGTCTTACACGAGGGTTATGCATTTTAACAGTGATATACATACTGTTACATATTTATCAAAGAATATGGAATTTGCTGGGTCGACTCTTTCCGGCCTGCAGAGATTTGCAGCTTTCTGCTGGAGTGTTGTTAATTCTGTTGGAGAGGGTGGCTATTATGTTGAATTAATAGGAATTAAGGGTTTAAATTGGTTAAGTAAGCACTTCATTAATCTTGAGTGGATTGCTGCGTGTGAGAGGTTTATAGGTGGTGTAGACCACTATTACAGAGatgagagaaaaggagggagtCCTGCATTAAAGAAAGCTGTCTGGCGCTTAGTAGACGCAGGCAAGAATAAACTATATGAAGCAGAGATAATCCGTTAACTGAGGAGTAGATAGACAGGACGCAAAATAGTcaattattctgattattaaaTAGAAATTGTGGATTTCTCAGGTTCCAGCTTCTTACTTTGGTGGATGGCTgcttctgtttgtcctttatCATGAAGAACTTTGAGTTTGGAGCtttaaacaagacaaaactgATACTTGATATCATTAACATGTGAAGTGATTGGAATCTTTGGgtagttttctccatttttaagTATTTGTTAGTTGtagtatttgttgttttgtggtaAATGTTGAGTGATACATCTATTGTACTGTATTTAAACCAGTTGGAAATTGAAACACTACTAACAGGGCCAATGGTTTTCATACCCAAGTGTCAGTTGTACACGCATATTGTTTCCaacttattttaattaatggCTCCCTTTGACTGCTGAAACCTTCAAGCAGTGCTGTTAGAGAATACGGTCTCTG is part of the Mugil cephalus isolate CIBA_MC_2020 chromosome 10, CIBA_Mcephalus_1.1, whole genome shotgun sequence genome and encodes:
- the c10h15orf61 gene encoding uncharacterized protein C15orf61 homolog translates to MKEILRKVHSIFLKVVLFPRSFGRTGPRPPASEVLTCHLLQRRLPPWTSYCVPYSSVHNDQFGLSNFNWRVQGSNYQILRTGCFPFIKYHCTKAPAQNLDFEDKFFTMLKVINLGIPCLAYGIGCWMVIGATETIQTSAGPVTIYFAYKEEEGAQY
- the LOC125014622 gene encoding uncharacterized protein LOC125014622, which codes for MATITMDQTNSPEEEETPLTRVDVIRHMVDYYFGIIDPKQWAFLLKGNPDDKTRYILAELLMDMMDLMLITQPRLSEEEMRGLKPWERLASSLGEALPQTLPQLLIVPDKVFRKILDSLRIIIYRVAAVGCVKCMLLADNHPKPYAQYRTAFLRMVKEMVNCTIKMLCNDNKRLMCQHQRLHLKLSLVTSKPRLPENKEHVESRTSGVNNK